The Rhododendron vialii isolate Sample 1 chromosome 1a, ASM3025357v1 region CACGCAGGGAACAGACCGGGAACACGGttggggtcaaaatgtaatatttataattttggagggttaatataaaattatttaaaatatttgaattaaactgtaattatgcctttagaaaaaaattattcaatttgtgaaattattcatatacaatggctCTTATGGAGTATTTTATTATatctgtttaattttttaattgatttatacacgtggcgtgtccctcGCCGTATTCGTAttgccatttttttaaaattgtcgTGTTCCGTATCCATGTCTGTATCCGTGGTACATAGTCTAGAAGTCATCTGTTCTTTTGAGTTCCGATCGATaatatttttggttgaaacGAAGATTATATTTCGGATTTGTACGTCGTTATGGCGATTTACCCCGCGTGAGCAGTATCAATTGCCTCCAATCCATACTTCAAGTTCGGAAGGCCGGGCTAATTGAAAGGGGGAATATAAACCCTTCCTCCTTGAAGCGACACAGTCCTACTATGTTTCGTAGAATACTACTACTAgtctactactactacttcttcttctcctcatATGACCTCTATCGTCATCGTTGTTTTAATCACCATCAACAACTATCAGGTTTCTATCTCgatctctctctattttcccGTACATCAGCCATGAACAAATCGAACAAAGAAGcaaagaaagggagagagactgaCCTCGCGCAGCTATCTTCGAGATAGAGTGTAATTCCAATAGCACAAAGACTAATTCCAATAGAATTGGTAGAGTTTAATTCTAATAGCACAAGACTAATTCTAATAGCACAAGACTAATTCCAATAGCACAATACAGAGAGATTAATTCCAATAGCACTCCAGGGATTGTGCTGCACAGCAAAACAACGTCATTTGACACTGTGCTGGTCCAAGTTTTTCTGCCAACAAGAGCTCTGTTTAGCTGCCCAAAATTCTATAATTTCACATTATACCCAAATCAAAACAGAGTATTTCACCACAGTTTTCGATGTCTGATGGACAACCAAAGATGAACAAATATGTATTTCAGCACAGTATTCCGCTGGGAACAAATCAAGTCCACTAGGCACAAATCAAAACAGAGTTAAACATCCCAAAGTTTTAATCAACTGGGCAACAAAACAATATGAACTGGGCAACCATAGCTTCGGTCAATACCAGCttattcaattaattttttagaaccaaagcaaaaccaagtgcCTTttgcttttctaattttttaagagCAACAAACGCAAATAAACTAATGTTTATGACCACTAACTTTCACACACATATTTCAAACCCCTGTTTGCTAAATGACTACTAACAGTTAGATACAACTGTCAtatgtcttttctttttctcaaatcATGAGTATAATTTCATAAATCAAAAGTTCTGGCATGCCTTTTTGAACGGTTTTGGAGACCTTCTCCGGTGGAGGATCGATCAGAGGTAGAAGGAATCAAAGATGGAGAAGCAACAATAGGAGTCCatgagggaggaggaggaggaacgaTTTTGGCAGGAGGAGTAGGAGTCGATGGTTTTGGCGGGAGTGGATGAGGGATTGGGAGAGATGTTAGGGTTTTTCTCTATTGATTAAGATGCCGTCGTTCTGTTTTGTGGATATAATGTGAAATTGCAGAATTTTGGGTAGCCAAACGGAGCCCATGTTTAGCTGAAAAACTTGGACCAACACAGtgtcaaaacgacgtcgttttgccGTGCAGCACAATCACCAGATCCAGCACAAGACTAATTCCAATAGCACTAGGATTTGGTAGAGTTTTAAAAAGGTGTGAGAATTGATCTTGTCCTTCAATCCAATAGCACTTGTGATAGGTGTAATCCTTGTTGGTTTAGTATTTGGATTAGGGATCATCATCGTCCGAtcactctctcttttcttttcttttcttttctatattgGGAAATTATATGATCAACCATATTTATTCATGGGTACGGAGGGCATTACAAGCAATTTCGTCACATAAAAACATGATGAATGATTCAAAACTACCAATCATCTAGACACGAGCACATGCATATTGCATGCACAAATGAAACATATTCCAAAGCATATCGAAAAATAAGTTCGGCTATGGGATCAGTCGCAGATGTGATAATAGAGGGATCCTAAGGGAAACATAGTCCAAACCATAGGAAAATGTGCAGCTGAAATCGACCGACAATGATAacggtaccgtaacaaagctgTACATAAAATGTGCAGCGGCATGTGGGGCCCATTtttgggttccacacaaatactTCGTcccgttcattaattttaaagtaattttttgagtggtcctaaaaaaaaaatcaactaaattAGATATGCATAAGTGGTTGATCGAACCTTCAAAGTTTCATTCAGAATTTAGCCAAATCATGGCAAAAAAATACTGTAGCATGCCAAAATTTGGCTTTGACACCCATCATTGGTGATGCTCTAATATGTACACTCCTAAATCCTAATCCTATACAGTACAACTTAACGATTACTTTATGCTCTGGTTGGAACTCATGGAAAGCGaggaaatagaaagaaaaataattaagaagaaaaatggaagaaaagaaggggGAAAATTTTACTATTCTTAGAACagtattttccattttctctcATATTTCCTCTAAAACCAAACATATgaaagggaaattttttaaactttatcttctttttccttctttttcgcatgttccaaacaaagcaattACAGACGAAATTaatgatcaatttttttgaatattccaaGGACGCAAGTTATTTTATTAAAGATTCTAAAACCCGTTGCTCACCAAGTTTTAAAGTTTTAGAATACGGTCTTTAACTTTTGTTAACAAATACTCCTAGATAATGGTAAACTAAATATCACGTCAAACGAATTAATTACCTATGTTAAACGAATCGTAGGTACATTACCATACGAACGTCGTCGTAGCTATCTTATACCTAAATAATTTTTAATCAGCTTCTATAATTGAGTCTCGTTATCTCCATTGGAGAACATTCATTTAGAACAATAAATGCTTGTCTTTTCCATTTGTGTAGACTGTCGAGTCGATATTGAACTTATAATTATGTACATCTTTTATCAACACCTAGTGTCTTCTCCGCCTTACAAGATTGAACTTAATTATAATGATCATTTGTTGTATAACTAAAACTCAAGttcataataataattttaagaGGGTTGGTCCTCATGCCATAATAGCTTATTTGTGTAAATCTGATACGACTGGTGATAGACGGAGTCCTAGTTGGCTTAGAATGGGTTAGTGGTCTTCTTTGTccgttcggtttggattttgaaagagGGTTTTGAGAGTGTAATGCAGAAGACTTGTTCATTTTTAGTGCTTTGCATCTCAATCTCCAACAGGTACGTAACATAACGGAGAAATAGGGTAGTAAATCGTAATCGTAGGTACACGTGGGTAATTTATATGATTACACAAAACATTAGGGTGAACCGCGCAATTACCCCTTCTCCTTGCACTACACCGCCTCTCACGTCTTTTTCCGCCATCGCATACAAAGGGAGGAGTTTGTTTCTTCACGTACACTTCGAATTGAAGACTCTCTCTCGCTCTAGGGTTACAGAGTGAGTCCTTCTCGCTCTATGGTTACAGAGTTAGTCGCTCTAGGGTTGTTTAATGGACGCTGATTTTGATGTGTTGTTTGGCTGCAGGACTCTTCTGATGCGATCCTGACGACCGACGACGTCTGAAAGTGTTTAATTGAGCTGGTTTTGTCGTTCGCGAACAGGTTAGGGTTTCCGATTTTGTTCGTGTCTACTTTTGGgctgaaatttttatttatgacTGATTGAAATTGGGGCTTTGGATCTCAgttgctaggtttttttttattttggttaggAAGTTTTGATCTTTCTTTGTCCTGGGTTCCTGAGTTGAAATTCATTTCATTATTGGTGTGACAATTTGGGTAGACTTGAAGATATTGTTGTTTTTATGAACGGACCAAAATAAAGAAGATTCCCAGTGGCCCAGGAATTGATTGCTGTGGGTAACTGTGTTtgctttccttttgttttgttatattCTTTTGGTAGAATTACCATTTACCAAGGTTGTTAAAACGGGATACGTTTCGTCTATCAATTTActattttttcatgttttgtattttgttggGATTAGATACGATAACCACTGAATATTGAATACCCAGTTTGAATACAAAATTTTCTGCTAAAACTGTTGATGCAATTTGCTCATCAACTATATGTCACTTCTAATAAGTTAAAGATCATGTATCGTATCAGGGATGGGCAAGAATATTAACTTTAACATAAGACACGTTTAGATATGCGTATTGGTTTTACCGCTGATCCAACCAAAACGTTGGATATATGTATTGATTTTACCTCTAAACGTTTCAAATTGGTATAATGGGATAAGTAACATAGGGTAAACACTGAGAATTGCTACATGGAAGTAGTGCTTTCAGCAAAATAGATTGAGGGTTTGCTTATTTGGCTCACTTAAAGCTTGGGAAGATTAGTTATACCTTCCGTGTGAAGTTGGGCATTAGATGGTAGCATCCCAATGGAACTATGGTACATTAGTCACCAAATCCAGTTTTCCATTATATCTCAAAAGCAGGATAATTGCTTCCACTCTTACCAGCAGAGTTACTTCAGGCAGCTTCCTGGCCCATCCCCTCTTCTTTCCCATTTTTGGGATGGCTTACTTTCATCTTATGAATGGAAGTAATtggtatatattatataattctgCTATCCTTTTCAAGGTAAATGAAAATGGATGTGTGTGTTTTGGGCGGCTGCAATTGTCTTCTAGTTGTCAATTGGAAGTTATTGCCTTCTGGAGATTAAAAGGGAATCTAATGAAAAATGACGAACCTCAAGGGTGTGCTGCACGTATCTTTCTCAAGTCAAGTCAAAATATAACAACCTGTTTTGGCTGGTTAGTCCGAGTTGAAAGAGATCGGTCTCTGCACCCTGTTCCACATATGATAGGAAAGAGGTAGTTGTGAACCCTTATTAGAAAAGAGGTATTAATTAACTTATCACAACATGTGACATATATTTACCTTTTATCTGCATACAGtataataaatatatgtacaaTATACATGGCAATATTCCTGGAaagcaatgttttaaaaactaGACTGGTTGGACGGCCAGTTAGACTGGTTGGACCGTCGACTAGGCCTCGCTCCAACCAGCAACCCATAGAAACCACAAGCGGGTCAGCCGAACTGTAAGGCAATTTGAACTCTGAATGGCGTTGAGTACTGCTGCAGCTTTAATTGCACAGCCACTTGGTGACATTTGGTTTGACCACTGCGTTGAGCCAGCCACACAAACCCAGTGAAAGGTTGAGAAAACTTTATAGACTCGAGGACTTGCTCAAAGCTGATTTCTAGCAATGTGGGATCTTATCAGAAATGCCAGATGTGCAAAACTTTGGGGAAAGCCAACTCCTCCGATATCAAATGATGTGGGATACAAATTATCCTTGCCTTATTTAACACATGTACCGTTTGatgaaataattttagtttgtatataatttatttataaTTGACATAATAATGACATCATGGTTCAATTCCAGTTCAACCGTGGTTGAACTAGTGACCCGTCCGCCTCGTCTGCCTGACTCCTTTTTCGGTTTGCTCAAGGGTCCGGTTTTTAAATAATTGCTGGAGGAGTTATTGTGCTCTTGCTGTGTATTTATCGTGAGAATGTGTCCCTAGTTCTTGGATGGTAGCGGTTAATGGCGTAGCAATTGCTTATCATGCCAAGTAATGGTGGGGAGTGTAGTGATCCCATTTTCTAGTGTAGGATAGAGAAGGGTCCAATAACTCATTTATAATGAATTGTGAAGAGTCATGGTGATGGAACTATGGCTCGTAATTTGAAAAGCCTATAAATTATTTGGTGTAAGAAGCTCCTTTGATAGGTTATTTTGGTGTGTTTATGTCATCATGCTCCACTTACTATTTTCTATTCACAAGTTTAGTTTTCAGGGTGGGTTATTTATTTGAGGAGTTTAGTTAACATAATGCTTGGAATTGTCCTTGGCTCGGCCTGGTCCCTTCCATTCATTTTTCCGTACTAGTTTACACATTTGTAGTAACCCGTTCCTATTTCTAGGGGTTTGTGTTGGGATTTTTTCCCGTCATGTTGTGGAGTGTGgcaatttcattttcaatttattgACTTTCAAATGGATTTTATTCAGTAGAGGTGAACAAATGGAGCACGATGAGATTGGATGCCAACCTGCTCCGGAAGGTCCTATTTTGTGCATCAACAACTGCGGCTTCTTTGGAAGCGCGGCAACTATGAACATGTGTTCCAAGTGTCACAAGGACATGGTATTGAAACAAGAAAATGCTAAACTTGCTGCTTCTTCAATTGAGAATATTGTCAATGGATCCTCATCAAGTCCCAGTGGAAAGGAGCCCGTCATTGCTAGCACTACTGTGAATGTTCAAGTGGTTTCTGTAGAACCAAAGTCTATTTCTCTGTCACCAACTCAAGCCTCTGTCTCCGAAGAGATAAGTGAGCCAAAGGGGAAAGAGGGTCCTAAAAGGTGCACCACTTGCAATAAGCGTGTCGGCTTAACAGGGTTCAGTTGTCGATGTGGTAACCTCTTCTGTGGGTCCCATCGATACTCAGACAAGCACAACTGTTCTTTTGACTACCTCAATGCTGCACGTGATGCTATAGCAAAAGCCAATCCAGTTGTCAAGGCAGAAAAGCTTGATAAAATCTAGAGCTGATGGTCTGAAGTTTATGATATGCTTGAAGCTAGTTCTAAATGGTTGCAATATCGTATCAAATGTCCACTTATGTTGCTATGTTTCCTCAGAGGCTTGGCCGTTAGGACATCTCTCTCTGCAGTTTGAAAGACCTATTTATCCCCTAATACTGGTGGAGATTGCTGGTTTTGGTTGGAATAATTATGGTTCAAGTGGTGCTTTTTCTCATGGTTCATGTCAAATTTCTAGATTTGTAAATCTTGTTTCTGGGTTTCTATTAAATATCTCCCCGTCTATCTCGTTGCTTGTGCTGAACATGGAATGGTTTGAATGCCATGTATGTGTTGCGTGCGTCTAAAGGCTTCGGTTATCATTTTCAGTGTCTGCTTTAAACTTCTATTGCTGCAATATTTACTCAGAGCGATGTTGCGTATTGAAGTGGTGGGGGAGCCAAGTAGCCAACTATAGGTCAAACCAAAGTGAGCGTGGTGGTGGAGCCAAGTAGCCTACTATAGGTCAAACCAAAGTGAGTTTGTAAAGTAAGAGTGGTGTTTGATAATGCATCGTCGTGTTGCTTATGAGAAAATCTGGTAATTTTTTCGTAAAGAACTAAATTGGTCTTGTCATTGTGCTGCGCTTAAACATGACTGGTTTTGGACTTTTGGTTATGGCTACACACGATGCATTAGTTTTCCGCATTTCAATAGGTATGCGAGGAAAAATTAGATGCGTTAAGTTGTAAGATGCATTTAGTAGGTTGGCAGCGGCGGCAATGATGGACGGTACTAGCGTTTTATGGGATCTCAACGGCCGTTTTACCCCTGGTCGTTTTGGGGGGCCGAAGTAGCGTGTGCTTCACGGTGACCACTACCGGGGTTTTCGGCCGCTTGAGGTTGGCGATCTGGTATGGTTCCTCTTTTCCTCTGTCTTCTCCTTCTCCACCCTTTTGTTTTCGACCCCCTACCCTATGCCGTTTGGGTTTCTTCGCTCACATCCTCTTTCGCTGGTGTTTTCCGTTCACGACTTTGATTCCCCTCTCTGGTGTGGGGGCGTGGTCAGTGAGGCTCCCGCTGTGGTCTGCTGTTGGGTGGCCTGGTATTCGCCTAATGGCAGGGTGAGCTACTGCGGCAGGTCGCTTGTTTGGATCCGTGCTGCTCACTGATGGGGTGGCGTGGGCGTGATTGGTGGCGATTGTGATATGCCTGAACCGGTGGACAAGGTGATCTACGGTTGTGATTGAAGCTCCTCAAAAGACTAGGGTTAGATTCTGGGTATTCTATTGGGCTGGGCtctatttgtttgatttgggcaTTTTGAGCCTTttgtttatgtgtttatatatatagtattatCTGGGTGTTTAGGCCCCTAGGTGTATTAAGCTTTGCCCCTCTAGGGTGATTGGGCCTTTGTTCCCAACAATCCGtatttttccaacttttgtTAAGCCTGTTTTTTTCAATTGTGTAGCGATTATTTCCAACTCGCGTGCCGATTATTGAAGTTAGACTCACAAATCACAGGAATTGTTGTCTAACTGAATTAGAAGAGGGAGTAATAATGTTTACGAGTCCGGATCCTCTCATGTTAGCCCTCTGATCAATATTTCACTAGCTACAACTATCTAACAAATACTCCATTGACTCTTGccgagaaaaaagaagaagtaatggTTGCATATAGACTCTAGTGTTCCGTAAATGGCTGGGTTCTTTTTGTTTACCAAGCCAAAGAAAGTCCTATCTATACTATTTATTTAAATGCTCAAATTTTGTTGTACTTCATTAAATGTGACTCTGGGCGAGTAACTCGGTGCCGacaatcttcaaaaaaaaaaaatcaaggtttGCTTAAACCCCTAAAACTTTATAATAGAGCCGCTCCTGTACTCCTAATTGTGAATTCAtggtaaatttattttattgtttatttttctgcGCCTTCGTCAAGTTATAGGCCTAGTAATAATACGATATGCGTAGGATGAGatacaatttcaaaaattttaatcgCGATGAATCCTAATATATAAAGCATAGATAGCGATAGCCGATATGAGATAGGGATACAGTGATACGAAGAAatctaaaaaagtaaaataagtgTACGATTGGGAAACATTAGATTATAAAATAACTTCGGAATGTGCGTATTGTGCTACGTATAAGTACTAGTGCATACTCGTGTCTGAAGTCACGTATTGAAGCATTCGATATTCAATACGAATTCGAGTTCCCTTGGGAAGATGTgaacaaattgatttttgtgtaaaaaagCAAAGACCCACATAGCTTTATCACCATGAAGAACTAATTTCTCATTATTTCTATTGACTACATTGATTAATCTAAGATCCAACAGCTCCATCAATAGTTAGTCACActtgaaggaaacaaaataaactgTAGACAAAactcatctttattcaaaagtaATGTGATTGCGTGACCAATCATAAAATAGCAGCCATTGCAAAACCAAACTTAGTACTAatggaaccaaaaaaaacatacaatgCAATTCGAACTTCAATTAATCATAAAACCAACCATCATACATCAAAGTTCTCCGTTAGATTCTGACCCCTTCTCCGTTAGATTTTCATTTGTCCTCGATCGAATGCAACACATTAAAAATGCACAGTGGATTTAAAATGGCAAATAGGGAAAATAAGAAAGATAAACTAATATCTACTACATTTTTTTgccacagagagagaaaagattCTATAAACCATTGGATCCAATTG contains the following coding sequences:
- the LOC131333461 gene encoding zinc finger A20 and AN1 domain-containing stress-associated protein 8-like — translated: MEHDEIGCQPAPEGPILCINNCGFFGSAATMNMCSKCHKDMVLKQENAKLAASSIENIVNGSSSSPSGKEPVIASTTVNVQVVSVEPKSISLSPTQASVSEEISEPKGKEGPKRCTTCNKRVGLTGFSCRCGNLFCGSHRYSDKHNCSFDYLNAARDAIAKANPVVKAEKLDKI